Part of the Micromonospora inyonensis genome, CGCAGGAGCACCCACGCCGACCGCAGGAACGACACCTGGGCGCGTATCCACGCCGAACGCGCCGCCCTGGCGACCGACCTCACCGGCCTGCCTGCTCAGCGGTTCGCGACGCCGTCGCTGTGCGCCGGGCTGACCGTACGCGAGGTGCTCGCCCACCTCACCGCCGCCGCCAGCCTCAACGGCTGGCAGTGGTTCGCCGGCGTCGTCCGCTGCCGGTTCGACTTCGACAAGCAGGTGACGATGCGCCTCAACGAGCAGTTGGGCGCGGACCCGGCCGAGACGCGGCCCGTTCGTCAGCGGCACCGGCCCGCTGGCGTCGGGCACCACCCTCGCGTTGACGATGGCCATGACCGGGCGTGGCACGTACTGCGACGAACTCTCCGGTGCCGGCGTCCCGATCCTGCGCGACCGCATGGGATGAGGTGGCCGCTGGACACGGTGGGAGCGGGGCCGGGTCAGGCGCCACGGCCACGTGGGCGACGACCATTCGCCCGGCCACCGGGTCAGGAGTCGCGGAAGCCGACCAGGGTGGCGAAGGCGATGACGTTGTCGGCGTAGCCGACACTGCCGCCGACGAACCGGCCACCGCAGGTGATCAGCCGCAGGACGGGGCTCCGGTGATCGCCGTACACCCGGTCACCGGGGAGGGAGTTCTTGTCGAAGCGCTCCACCGAGGTGACCTCGAAGACGGCCACCGACCGGTCGTCCCGGGTCACCTCGATCCGGTCCCCCGGCCGGAGCCGGCGCAGCTCGTAAAAGACCGACGGGCCGGACGTGGTGTCCGCGTGCCCGACGATGATCGCCGGGCCGGTCTCCCCCGGCGTGGGACCGCCGTCGTACCAGCCGGTCTCCCGGTGCCGTTCCAGCGGGGGCACCGCGATGGTGCCGTCCGGGGCGAGACCGACCGGGGCCACCGGCGCGGTCACCCGGATCGCGGGCACGCTCAGGCTCACCGGCCGGCTCGCCGGCAACGGGTCGGTCGCGGCCCGACCCGGCCCGGCGTCGGCGGCCAGGACGCTCCACGGTCGCCCTGCCGACCGGCCGAGCCCGACCCCGGTGACGAAGACCCCGAGCAGAACGAGCACCACGGCCAGCGGGACGCGCCAGCGACGGCCGTCCCCCCGCCGGGACGGCAGCTCCCGGACGGCGACGGTGGGTCGGGGCGTGGCGCGGACGGTGGACACGGCGATCAGCGGTGGGTCCGCGGTCCCCGTCGGCGGGTGGCCAGCATCGCCAGCACCAGTCCGGCGACGGTGATGCCCATTCCGCCGGGCAGGATCAGCGCACCGAGGTCGGGGCCGCCGGCCGCGCCGCCGAACCCGGTCGCCGGCCCCCGGCTGGGGTGCGGCTGTGGGCGTCCGTCGTCCGGAGGTGGTGGCGGCTGGCCGCCGACGGTGACGGTCAGCATGGTCGAGGCGTTCGGGCCCTCGGTGCAGAGCAGCTTGACCCGGTACGTGCCCGGCCGGGTGTGCGCGGGGAGGGTCACCGTACCGGCCAGGTACCCGTGCTGGGGGTGGACGGTGACGATGCCGAACGCGTCCGACTCGACGCTGGCCGGATCCCGGGTGGACCGGCAGCTCGCCCGGATGCCGACCAGCTCGCCGGGGCCCGCCCGGCTCGGTGTGAGCTGCACGTAGACGTCGGCGGCGCGGGCCGGCGCGGTGGCCACCAGCACGCCGGCGGCGGCGAGGAGCAGCCCCATCAGCACCACCGCGCCCCGGCGCGTGACTGACACCATGACCCCTCCCGGCCCCGTGGCCCGGGCCGGACACGGAGCACCCGGCCTGCCGTATGAGATGACTCGTCCTGCCCCGGCGGTACGCCGCGTCCGGCCGGTCGGTGGCGCTGGCGTAGGCTCGGGTCGCTGTGACCTCCATCGACCACGACCCGGCCGCCCCGGCACCGTTGCGGGTACCCGCCACCGTCCGCACCTTCCACCCGCGCCGGGGTCGCCTCAGCAGCCGCCACCTCGACGCGTTGGACCGTCTCTGGCCGACGTACGGGCTCGCGGTGCCGGACGGGGCCGGACCCCCGGTCGACCTCGCCGACCTGTTCGGCCGCCGGGCCCCGGTGGTGCTGGAGATCGGTTCCGGGATGGGCGACGCGACCGCCGCGATGGCCGCCGCCGACCCGGGTCGAGACTATCTCGCGGTCGAGGTCCACACCCCGGGAATCGCCAACCTCCTCGCGCTGGTGGAGCGACACGGGCTGGGCAACGTGCGGGTCGCCGAGGGCGACGCGCTGGAGCTGGCCCGGCGGCTGCCGGAGGGGACGCTGGACGCGGTGCACGCCTACTTCCCCGACCCCTGGCCGAAGGCGCGGCACCACAAGCGCCGGTTGGTCCAGCCCGCCCACGTGGCGCTGCTGCGCTCCCGGCTCGTTCCCGGCGGCACGCTGCACTGCGCCACCGACTGGGCCGAGTACGCCGCCGCGATGCGCGAGACCCTCGACGCCGACCCGGAACTGGTCGACACCCGACCGGGTGACACCACCCGCCCGGCACATCGCCCGGTCACCAAGTTCGAGCGCCGTGCCCTGCTCGCCGGCCGTCCGGTCACCGACCTGGTCTACCGCCGCGCGCACTGAGGTGGTGGTGGCAGGGCGCCGAGGTGGTAGCAGGGGTCCCCTGTTACTCGTTTTTGTCGTGCAGGGGGCCCCTGCTACCACCAAGGCGGTCGAGGCGGGCAGGATGGACCGGTTATGACGCTCACCGCCGCGCTGCCGAACAGCGCCGACCCCGATGCCCTGTACGACGCGTTCGCCGGTTGGGCGAAGGAGCGCGGCCTCGACCTCTACCCCCACCAGGAAGAGGCGGTCATCGAGATCGTCTCCGGCGCAAACGTGATCATGAATACGCCGACCGGGTCGGGCAAGAGCCTGGTCGCGATCGCGGCGCACTTCGCCGCCCTGGCCGACGACCGGACGACCTTCTACACCGCGCCGATCAAGGCCCTGGTTTCGGAGAAGTTCTTCGCGCTCTGCGAGGTCTTCGGCGCCGACAACGTCGGCATGCTCACCGGCGACGCGAGCGTCAACGCGGACGCCCCGATCATCTGCTGCACCGCCGAGATCCTGGCCAACCTCGCCCTGCGCGAGGGCACGAGGGCCGACGTCGGCCAGGTGGTCATGGACGAGTTCCACTTCTACTCCGAGCCCGACCGGGGCTGGGCCTGGCAGGTGCCGCTGATCGAGCTGCCCCAGGCGCAGTTCGTGCTGATGTCGGCCACCCTCGGCGACACCACCCGCTTCGTCGACGACCTGACGCGCCGTACCGGGCGACCGACCGCCGTCGTGCGCTCGGCCGAACGGCCGGTTCCGCTGCTGTTCTCGTACGTGACCACGCCGATGCACGAGACCCTGGAGGAACTGCTCACCACGAAGCAGGCCCCGGTGTACGTCGTGCACTTCACCCAGGCCGCCGCGCTGGAGCGCGCCCAGGCGCTGATGAGTGTCAACGTGTCCACCCGGGCCGAGAAGGACATGATCGCCGAGGCCATCGGCCGGTTCCGGTTCACCTCCGGCTTCGGCAAGACCCTGTCCCGGCTGGTCCGGCACGGCATCGGCGTGCACCACGCCGGCATGCTGCCCAAGTACCGCCGGCTGGTGGAGACCCTCGCCCAGGCCGGGCTGCTCAAGGTCATCTGCGGCACCGACACCCTCGGCGTCGGCATCAACGTGCCCATCCGCACCGTGCTCTTCACCGGCCTGAGCAAGTACGACGGGGTGCGGACCCGGCTGCTCAAGGCACGTGAGTTCCACCAGATCGCCGGCCGGGCCGGACGGGCCGGGTTCGACACGATCGGGCGGGTGGTGGTGCAGGCCCCCGAGCACGTCATCGAGAACGAGAAGGCCCTCGCCAAGGCCGGTGACGACCCGAAGAAGCGGCGCAAGGTGGTGAAGAAGAAGCCACCGGAGGGCTCGATCGGCTGGGGCGAGCCGACCTTCCAGCGGCTGGTCGAGTCGGAGCCGGAGCCGTTGACGTCCAGCTTCCAGGTCAGCCACTCGATGCTGCTCAACGTCATCGGCCGCCCCGGGGACGCGTTCGCCGCGATGCGTCACCTGCTCACCGACAACCACGAGGACGCCGCCGCCCAGCGCCGGCACATCCGTCGGGCGATCGCGATCTACCGCGCGCTGCTGGCCGGCGGGGTGGTCGAGCAGCTCGACGAGCCCGACGAGACCGGCCGGCGGGTCCGGCTCACCGTGGACCTCCAGCTCGACTTCGCGCTCAACCAGCCGCTCTCCCCGCTGGCCCTGGCCACCATCGAACTGCTCGACGCCGAGTCGCCGTCGTACGCCCTGGACGTGCTGAGCGTGGTCGAGTCGATCCTGGACGACCCGCGCCAGGTGCTCTCCGCGCAGCAGTTCAAGGCGCGCGGCGAGGCGGTCGCCTCGATGAAGGCCGAGGGCATCGAGTACGAGGCCCGCCTCGAACTGCTCGACGAGGTGACCTGGCCCAAGCCCCTCGCCGAACTGCTGGACGCCGCGTACGAGATGTACCGGCGGGGGCACCCGTGGGTCGCCGACCACCAGCTCTCGCCGAAGTTTGTCGTCCGGGACATGTACGAGCGGGCGATGACCTTCACCGAGTACGTGCAGTTCTACGGCCTGTCCCGCTCCGAGGGGCTGGTGCTGCGCTACCTCGCGGACGCGTACAAGACGCTGCGGCAGACGGTGCCCGAGGACGCCAAGACCGAGGAGCTGGTCGACCTGATCGAGTGGCTGGGCGAACTGGTCCGCCAGGTCGACTCCAGCCTGATCGACGAGTGGGAGCGGCTGCGCAACCCAACGGACGCGGCCGAGGCCGCCGAGGCGCTGGACGACCGGGTGCCGGCGGTGACCCGCAACGCGCGCGCGTTCCGGGTGCTGGTGCGCAACGCGCTGTTCCGCCGGGTGGAACTGGCCGCGCTGCGCCGGTGGGACCTACTCGGCGAACTCGACGCGGCGGACGGCTGGAACGCCGACGCCTGGGCCGACGCGCTGGAGCCGTACTTCGCGACGTACGACGCCATCGGCACCGGGCCGGACGCCCGTGGTCCGGCGCTGCTGCTGATCGACCAGACGTCGGCGCAGCGGTGGACGGTGCGGCAGATCCTGGACGACCCGGAGGGCGACCACGACTGGGGTATCAGCGCCGAGATCGACCTGGCCGCCTCGGACGAGGTCGGCGCGGCCGTCGTGCGGGTCACCGACGTCGGACAGCTCTGACGGAGGGCGGTCGGGTCATCCGGTCGCCGGGTGACCCGACCGGCCGTTGACCGGCGGATCGGCCGTGCCGGCCGGCCCGCCGCCGGACCGACCGCCACCGGGCGAACCGTCGCCGGTCAGTCGGCCGACCGCCGACAGCCGCCGGACCAGCAGGTCGTGCGGTACGGCGTGACTGGTCCGGCCGCCCACGCCGGTGGTGGTGACGGCGGTCAGCAACGAGTTGAGCAGCGCTTCCTCGACCGCGTCCAGCAGGTGCCCCAGCAGCGCGTCCGCGACCCGGAACACCGACAGTGTGGCGGTCAGGACGGTCGGTGACTCCAGCACGCCGAGTTCGTCGACCTGGGTGGAGCCGACGAGCTTGCCGTAGCCGTTGCCGCAGTAGACGGCGGCCGGCAGGGTCCAGCGCCCGGGACCGAGTTCAGCCGGTACGACCGCGGTGACGCCGGTGTGCACGTCCGCGCCGTCGTCGAGGGTGGTGTGTCCGACCCGGACCCCGGGGACGTCGGTGATCGCGTTGTGCCGCCCGGTGGGCAGGGCCCCCACCACGATCCGGAGGTCGCGGGCGCGTCGACTCGCCTGGTTCATGGTCCTCCCGTCGTCGGGCCGGTGGTCGGTTCGCTGGGGAGCGGACGGCCGTCCCGGTTGGCACCGGGAGCGGCTCCGGCGGGTCGTGAGCACGGTAAGCGCGAGCGCCACCTCGGCCGCGCCGACCGCATACATGATCGCCGTGAAGGTGTGTGCGGCACCACCCACTCGGCGGCCACGACCGGGCCGACCGTCACCGCCCACAGCGGTGCCGACGGCCGGACACACGGGCCCGCGACGGCAGTTTGTAGCCGCAGTCCGGGCACCCCGGCGACCGCCGTGATCGCGAGGGCGAACCACGAGCGCGTCCGGGTCGCCGGGGCTGAACTGGCGGGCCGAGGACGGGCACGAGGTACCCGGGCGTGGTGGCCGCCGCGCCCGCCACGGCCACCGCCGTGCCGGAGTTGCAGGGGCCCCTTCCTACCGTTTTCTGACGAGCAGGGGGCCCCTGCAACCACCCCAGGCGACGGCAGGCGACGGCCGGCGACGGCCGGCGACGGCCGGCGACGGCCGGCGACGGCAGTGGCCGGGACGCGTCCCGGGGCCTTCACGAGGCGTCGCCCAGTGTGGTCGGTCGATCATCTTTCCGTGTCCGAAACCCTGGGCGATGTCGTACCCGTCGATTAGAATGTATGTACTAATCTCGGCACTGACCTGGGAGGACGCCCCGTGTCCGCACCCCTCACCACCGCGCTTCCGCCGTACGCCACCCTGCTCGGCTTCACCCGCTACGTCGACCGCACCGGCCCGACCAAGGCCACCTTCGTCGGCGGGCTGCGCAGGCAACGGGCGAGCCGATCCGGGTTCAACCCGCACGGTCAGTTCGTCAAGGCACTCAAGGCCGACATCGCCTTCCACACCGGCGGCACCCACCTGGCCGGGGTGGCCGGGGTGGTCAAGCCCCGCTGGCGCCCGCTCTACCAGGCACTGACGCCGGGAGCGACGCGCTGGCTGCACTCCCTCGGCGAGCCGGGCCAGGTCGACCTGGCCCAGACCCGCGACGCGCTCGCGATGCTCGGCGACCTGCCGGTCAAGATCAACCCGCACTTCGGCGTACGGTACGCCGACGGCCGCGCCGAGGCGGTCCGGCTGCACTTCGACGAGGCCGCGCCGAGCCCGGAGGCCGCCCTCGCCACTCTGCACCTGATGCGCCGGCACATGGACGCCGTCCTGCCGCATGCCGAGCCGGTCCTGGTGGACGTCCGCCGGGGCGAGGCGCACCGAATGCCCGAGGGGGTCAAGCCCGAACAGATCGAGCAGTGGCTTGCCGGCGAGGCCGCCGCCTTCCGGGCCATCTGGTCCACCGCGGCCTGACCGACCCCGGGTCGGCTCGGGCAGACACCGCCCGAGGTCACGCGGGGGCTGCGACCGGGGCCATGGCTGCTGACCGGCGGCCCGGCTCACCTGGCAGCAGACCTGGCGACGACTGGTCACACGACGACGGGCCGGTCCCCTGGTGTGGGGGCCGGCCCGTCGTGGTGTGGGTGGGTGTTCGGTGTGGGTCAGGCGGAGTAGCCGCGGGTGGCGGTCCAGTCGGCGAGGGCCTCGGTGGTGATCCAGTAGGAGGCCTGGGCGGGGTTGGCGGAGTCGGCGATCTTGACGGTGTCGCCGTTGTCGCGGTAGCCGACGACGCTGATGTAGTGGCCGCCCTCGAAGGAGTGGGGGGTGCCGTCGGTGTCGGTGGCGGTGCCGGCGATGTTGGCGACGATGGCGCGGCCGTTGTCGATGGCGGTGACGATGTCCCGGCGCATCTGGTCGGTCTGCTTGTCGTCGGCGGTCGGGGTGGGCAGTTCGATGGTGCGGTAGGTGCCGCTGCTGGTCTTGGCGTTGAGGGCCTTGGTGATCAGGTGGGCGGAGTCGGTGCCGTTCTCGGTGGTGCCCATCTCCTTGGCCAGGTCGTCCTGGGAGAGGTTCCGGTCCATGGTGGACAGGGCGTTCCGGGCGGCGGCGGGGCCGCAGTAGTAGAAGTTCGGCTGCGCCTCGTAGCGCACGCGCAGTTCCCGCTCGCTACGGCCGTTCCCACGGTCGCCACGCTCGTCACGACGCTCGTCACGGCGGTCGTCACGACGGTCGTCACGACGCTCGTCGCGGCGGTCGTTGCGCTCGTCGCGGCGGTCGTCGTCGCGGTTGCCGCGGTCGTTGTCGCGGTCGGCGGTGACGGAGACGGCCGAGGTGGGTGTGGCCGCCGAGGCGGGATCGGCGAAGACGGTGGCGGGGCCGGCGAGGGCGCCCGCGGTCAGGGTGGCGCCGGCGATGGTCAGGGCGGCCTTACGGATCAGCGTGGTCATGGGGGTGTCCTGCCTTTCCGTTCGGGGGATGCGCGGCGCGGGGGCGCCACGGCGAGAGGGGAAGATCCGACCGCGTGCGGGCGCCCAGGAGGCACCCACGCGGGGGAGGTTCGAGTGTTCCGGGGAGGTTCACCGCGCGGGAGGTGTTCACCGCGCGGCACCGCGTCGGGTGGGGGGGGTTCCGTCGCGTGGCACGGGGGTGTCACGCGCAGGGCATACGGGAGGCGACCCGGGGCTCGGCCCTTGCGGGTGCGTCAGCCATGTACAACACCACCGGCCCGGCCCGCATTCCGGACGGAGGGGGCCCGACCCGGGGTGGGTTGGTGGTGCTCGGGGGTGAGCCATGTACAACGCCACCGGTCCGGTCCGCATTCCGGATGCGGTGGGCCCGGCCCCGGGGGCGAAGCGGTGGTGCTCGGGGGTGAGCCGGGTCCAACGCCACCGACCCCCACCCGATTCCCGGCGGCCGGCCCGCCGCCAGCCGCCACACCCGGACGATGATGAACGAACCGGGCATTGCGCCCACGACCGTACCGACCGGCGAATCCCGGATCAAGCCGACGCCGCTGCCGGCAGGTCGGCGAGGGGCAGCACTCGCGGATCCTCCATCGGCCCGACGACCACCCGGATCGCCGGGAAGTAGTCGAGCAGCACCCGCCGGCACCGCTCGCAGGGCGGCAGGATCTCCCGTCCCCGGTCCCCCACTGCCACGATCGTCTCGAGTTCCCCGGCGGCCTGGGTGACGGCCACGCCGACGGTGACCAGCTCGGCGCAGGTGTCGCCGATGTCGTGGAGCAGGTTCACCCCGGTGAGGACCCGCCCCTGGGGCGTCCTCGCCGCAGCGGCCACGGTGTGTCGGGCACTGCGGCAACGCAGCCGGGCGACCGCGCCGGCGGCCTGCACCAACGCCCGGTCGGTGTCCCGCAACGTCATCGCGTCCCCCCGTGCTCGATCGGCGATCAACTGTAGACCGGACCCACGGCGGTCGAGGGCCCCCTCCCGCTCCCACGATGGAGACCAGGCGGTGGTGGCCCGCGCCGCGGACTTCCTGCGGGACCTCGCCGCCGGATGGGACGGGCGACGGGTGCTGATCGTCGCCCACTCCGCGAGCCGGCGGGCGTCGGACCACCTGCTGCACGGCCGGGCCTTGGCCGAGCTGGTCGACGCGCCCTTCGACTGGCGGCCGGGGTGGTCGTACCGGTTGCCCGACGGGTGGGACGGCACCCGGCCTGGCCACTGCGCCCAGGTGCCCGGCCCGACCGGGCGGTTGGGGCCCGCAGCAGCCGGCCGGCGGTAACCCGGAAGCGGTCGGGCGGCAAGCTGCCTATCCTTGGCGACGACATGCAGAATCCTCCCGCCTCCGCCGCGCCCGACAGTGTCCGCGAGCCCGCCGCCGCCCACCGCGAGCTGCACCGCCGGGTCGCCGAGCTGATGTTCCGCGACCAGCGCCGCGTCCAACGCCGGTTGGACGGGGCACGCCGGCTGCGTGACCCAGCCCGCCGGGACGCCGCGCTGGCCGGGATCACCGCCGACGTGGCCGGTGCCGAGACGCGGCTGGCCGCCCGCCGGGCCGCCGTCCCGAGGATCACCTATCCGGTGGGCCTGCCGGTCAGCGAGCGCAAGGACGACATCGCCGCCGCGATCCGCGACCACCAGGTGGTGATCGTGGCCGGCGAGACCGGGTCGGGCAAGACCACCCAGCTGCCGAAGATCTGCCTGGAGCTGGGGCGGGGCGTGCAGGGGCTGATCGGGCACACCCAGCCCCGGCGGCTGGCCGCCCGTACGGTCGCCGACCGCATCGCCGAGGAGCTGGGCACCGAGCTGGGCGACGTGGTCGGCTACAAGGTGCGCTTCACCGACCAGGTCAGCGACCGTTCCCTGGTCAAGTTGATGACCGACGGCATCCTGCTCGCCGAACTCCAGAACGACCGGATGCTGCGCCAGTACGACACGTTGATCATCGACGAGGCGCACGAGCGCAGCCTGAACATCGACTTCATCCTCGGGTACCTGCGGCAGCTCCTCCCCCGCCGGCCCGACCTGAAGGTGATCATCACCTCGGCGACCATCGAGACCGACCGGTTCGCCCGGCACTTCGCCGCGCCGCCGGCCGAGGGCGAGACCGAGGGGAAACCCGCGCCGGTGGTGGAGGTCTCCGGGCGGACGTACCCGGTGGAGGTGCGCTACCGGCCGCTGGTCGAGGTCACCGAGGCCGAGGAGGACGAGGGCGACGAGGAGAACGTCCGCGACCAGATCCAGGCGATCGGCGACGCGGTCGAGGAACTGGCCGCCGAGGGGCCGGGCGACATCCTGGTCTTCCTCAGCGGCGAGCGGGAGATCCGGGACACCGCCGAGGCGCTGGGCAAACTGGTGGAGAGGAAACGGTCGCTGCTCGGCACCGAGATCCTGCCGCTGTACGCCCGGCTCTCCTCCGCCGAGCAGCACCGGGTCTTCGCCCCGCACACCGGACGTCGGGTGGTGCTCGCCACCAACGTCGCGGAGACCTCGCTGACCGTTCCCGGCATCAAGTACGTGGTGGACCCGGGCACCGCGCGGATCTCCCGCTACTCCAGCCGGCTCAAGGTGCAACGGCTGCCGATCGAGCCGGTCTCCCAGGCGTCGGCCAACCAGCGCAAGGGGCGGTGCGGGCGGACCTCCGACGGCATCTGCATCCGCCTCTACGACGAGCAGGACTTCCTCTCCCGTCCGGAGTTCACCGACCCGGAGATCCTCCGCACCAACCTGGCCTCGGTCATCCTCCAGATGACCGCGATCGGGCTCGGGGACATCGCCGCGTTCCCGTTCATCGACCCGCCGGACCGGCGCAACGTCACCGACGGCGTGAACCTGCTGCACGAGCTGGGCGCGCTCGACCTGACCCAGACCGACCCGGCGAAGCGGCTCACCCCGCTCGGGCGGCGGTTGGCCCAGCTCCCGGTGGACCCCCGGCTGGCCCGGATGGTGGTGGAGGGCGAACGCAACGGCTGCGCCACCGAGGTCGTCGTGATCGCCGCTGCGCTCTCCATCCAGGACCCGCGCGAACGGCCGGCGGAGAAGCAGGCCCAGGCCGACCAGGCGCACGCCCGCTTCACCGACAAGGAGTCCGACTTCGTCACCTTCCTGAATCTCTGGCGCTACCTGCGGGAGCAGCAGCGGGCGCTCTCCTCCAGCGCGTTCCGCCGGATGTGCAAGGCGGAGTACCTCAACTACCTGCGGGTACGCGAGTGGCAGGACATCGTCAGCCAGCTGCGCCAGGTGTTGCGTACCCCGGAACCGGGTGCGGGCGGACGCGGCCGGCGCGGGCCGGCGGCGGACGCGGCGGACGGCGGCCGGCGCGAGGCGGCGGAGACCGGCGGCGGACGGCGGGACCGGGGCGCGGACCTGCCGGAGGAGATCGACACCCCGAAGGTGCACCAGTCCCTGCTGGTCGGGCTGCTCTCCCACATCGGGCTGAAGGACTCGCAGAAGCACGAGTACCTCGGCGCGCGGGGCGCGAAGTTCGCCCTCTTCCCCGGATCGGCGCTGTTCCGTAAGCCGCCGCGCTGGGTGATGGCCGCCGAGTTGGTGGAGACCTCCCGGCTCTGGGGCCGGGTCGCCGGCCGGGTCGAGCCGGAGTGGGTCGAGCCCCTCGCCCAGCACCTGGTCAAGCGCAGCTACAGCGAGCCGCACTGGGAGAAGAAGCAGGCGGCGGTGCTCGCCTACGAAAAGGTGACCCTGTACGGCATCCCCCTGGTCACCGGCCGGAAGGTCAACTTCGGCCGGATCGATCCGGCGCTGAGCCGGGAGCTGTTCATCCGGCACGCGCTGGTCGAGGGCGACTGGTCCACCCACCACCGGTTCTACGCGGAGAACCAGCGGCTGCTCACCGACATCGAGGAGCTGGAGCACCGGGCCCGGCGCCGGGACATCCTGGTCGACGACGAGACCATCTTCGCCTTCTACGACCAGCGGATCCCCGCCGACGTGGTCTCCGGGCGGCACTTCGACGCGTGGTGGAAGAAGGTTCGACGGGAGCAGCCCGACCTGCTCACCTTCACCCGCGAGCTGCTGGTCAACGCCGGCCGGGGCGGGGTGGACGAGGCGGACTACCCCGACGAGTGGCACTCCGACGGGGTCACGCTGCCGCTGACCTACCGGTTCGAGCCGGGCACCCCGACCGACGGGGTGACCGTGGACATCCCGCTGCCGCTGCTCAACCAGGTGCCAGCGGAGACCTTCGACTGGCAGGTGCCGGGGCTGCGCGAGGAACTGGTGGTCGCGCTGATCCGCTCGCTGCCCAAGGTGATCCGGCGCAACTTCGTACCGGTGCCGGACTTCGCGCGCGCCGCCCTGGCGGCGATCACCCCGGGCGAGGAGCCGTTGCTGGACGCGCTGACCCGGGTGCTGCGCCGGATGACCGGGGTGACCGTGCCCCGCGACGCGTGGGACCTGGACAAGCTGCCGGCGCACCTGCGGGTCACCTTCCGGGTGCTCGACGAGGAGAACAAACCGGTCGCCGAGGGCAAGGACCTGCCGGCCCTGCAACGCCAGCTCAAGGCCGAGGTACGCCAGGTGGTCGCCGCCGCCGCGCCGGACGTGGCCCGTTCCGGGCTGCGCGAGTGGAGCATCGGGACGCTGCCACGCACCATCGAGCAGGTCCGGGCCGGGTACCGGGTCACCGCGTACCCGGCACTGGTCGACGAGGGCGAGACGGTCGGGGTGCGGGTCTTCGACTCCGAGGCCGAGCAGGTGGCGGCGATGTGGGCCGGGACCCGGCGGCTGCTGCGGCTGACCGTGGCCAACCCGGCGAAGTTCCTCCAGGGACGGCTGACCAACGAGGCGAAGCTGGCGCTGAGCCGCAACCCGCACGGCGGTGTGCAGGCGCTCATCGCCGACGCGACCGGGGCGGCGATCGACCGGCTGGTCGCCGACGCGGGCGGCCCGGCCTGGGACGCCGACGGCTTCGCCGCGCTGCGCGAGAAGGTCCGCGCCGACCTGGTGGACACCGTCGTCGAGGTGATGGACCGGGTCCGGAAGGTGCTCGCCGCCGCCCACGCGGTGCAGCAGCGGCTGACCCGCACCACCGACCTGACCCTGGTGGCCGCGCTGGCCGACATCAAGGCCCAGCTCGCCGGGCTGGTGCACGCCGGGTTCGTCACCGAGGCCGGGTACGCCCGCCTACCGGACCTGCTGCGCTACCTCACCGCGATCGAGCGGCGGCTGGACCGGTTGCCCGGCAACCCGCAACGGGACCGCCAGCAGCAGGACCGGATCGCGGTGGTGCAGAAGGAGTACCAGGACATGCTCGCCGCCCTGCCCCCGACCCGGCGGAACGAGGAGTCGGTCCGGCAGATCCGCTGGATGATCGAGGAGCTGCGGGTGAACGTCTTCGCGCAGGCGCTGGGAACCCCGTACCCGGTCTCGGAGCAACGGATCTACCGGGCGATGGACGCGGCCGAGGGACGCTGAGGCGGCCCTACAGCGGTTCGACACCGGGCGGCAGGTTCCCCTGGGCGGTGGCGGCCCGGATGTGGTCGAGCAGGATCCGGCGCAGCTCCCGGCCGGCGTGGGTGGGCACCGCGTCCCGCCGGCGGGCCACCACGATGGTCCGGCGCACGCCGGGCGGGGCGAGCGGGGTGACCCGGATGCGGGGCCGGCGGGCGACCACGATGCCCGGCACCAGGGCCACCCCGAGGCCGGCCTCGACGAAGCTGAGCACCGCGTCCATCTCGCCCCCCTCCACGGCGAAGGAGGGCTCGAAGCCGGCGGTCCGGCAGGCGTCCAGGGTGGCGTCGCGGATGTCGTAGCCCTGCCGGAACATGACCAGCGGCTGGTCGCGCAGGTCGGCGATGCG contains:
- a CDS encoding maleylpyruvate isomerase N-terminal domain-containing protein → MTDQQRRSTHADRRNDTWARIHAERAALATDLTGLPAQRFATPSLCAGLTVREVLAHLTAAASLNGWQWFAGVVRCRFDFDKQVTMRLNEQLGADPAETRPVRQRHRPAGVGHHPRVDDGHDRAWHVLRRTLRCRRPDPARPHGMRWPLDTVGAGPGQAPRPRGRRPFARPPGQESRKPTRVAKAMTLSA
- a CDS encoding DEAD/DEAH box helicase, encoding MTLTAALPNSADPDALYDAFAGWAKERGLDLYPHQEEAVIEIVSGANVIMNTPTGSGKSLVAIAAHFAALADDRTTFYTAPIKALVSEKFFALCEVFGADNVGMLTGDASVNADAPIICCTAEILANLALREGTRADVGQVVMDEFHFYSEPDRGWAWQVPLIELPQAQFVLMSATLGDTTRFVDDLTRRTGRPTAVVRSAERPVPLLFSYVTTPMHETLEELLTTKQAPVYVVHFTQAAALERAQALMSVNVSTRAEKDMIAEAIGRFRFTSGFGKTLSRLVRHGIGVHHAGMLPKYRRLVETLAQAGLLKVICGTDTLGVGINVPIRTVLFTGLSKYDGVRTRLLKAREFHQIAGRAGRAGFDTIGRVVVQAPEHVIENEKALAKAGDDPKKRRKVVKKKPPEGSIGWGEPTFQRLVESEPEPLTSSFQVSHSMLLNVIGRPGDAFAAMRHLLTDNHEDAAAQRRHIRRAIAIYRALLAGGVVEQLDEPDETGRRVRLTVDLQLDFALNQPLSPLALATIELLDAESPSYALDVLSVVESILDDPRQVLSAQQFKARGEAVASMKAEGIEYEARLELLDEVTWPKPLAELLDAAYEMYRRGHPWVADHQLSPKFVVRDMYERAMTFTEYVQFYGLSRSEGLVLRYLADAYKTLRQTVPEDAKTEELVDLIEWLGELVRQVDSSLIDEWERLRNPTDAAEAAEALDDRVPAVTRNARAFRVLVRNALFRRVELAALRRWDLLGELDAADGWNADAWADALEPYFATYDAIGTGPDARGPALLLIDQTSAQRWTVRQILDDPEGDHDWGISAEIDLAASDEVGAAVVRVTDVGQL
- the trmB gene encoding tRNA (guanosine(46)-N7)-methyltransferase TrmB; protein product: MTSIDHDPAAPAPLRVPATVRTFHPRRGRLSSRHLDALDRLWPTYGLAVPDGAGPPVDLADLFGRRAPVVLEIGSGMGDATAAMAAADPGRDYLAVEVHTPGIANLLALVERHGLGNVRVAEGDALELARRLPEGTLDAVHAYFPDPWPKARHHKRRLVQPAHVALLRSRLVPGGTLHCATDWAEYAAAMRETLDADPELVDTRPGDTTRPAHRPVTKFERRALLAGRPVTDLVYRRAH
- a CDS encoding class F sortase, translated to MSTVRATPRPTVAVRELPSRRGDGRRWRVPLAVVLVLLGVFVTGVGLGRSAGRPWSVLAADAGPGRAATDPLPASRPVSLSVPAIRVTAPVAPVGLAPDGTIAVPPLERHRETGWYDGGPTPGETGPAIIVGHADTTSGPSVFYELRRLRPGDRIEVTRDDRSVAVFEVTSVERFDKNSLPGDRVYGDHRSPVLRLITCGGRFVGGSVGYADNVIAFATLVGFRDS
- a CDS encoding cytidine deaminase, whose product is MTLRDTDRALVQAAGAVARLRCRSARHTVAAAARTPQGRVLTGVNLLHDIGDTCAELVTVGVAVTQAAGELETIVAVGDRGREILPPCERCRRVLLDYFPAIRVVVGPMEDPRVLPLADLPAAASA
- a CDS encoding P1 family peptidase, with the protein product MNQASRRARDLRIVVGALPTGRHNAITDVPGVRVGHTTLDDGADVHTGVTAVVPAELGPGRWTLPAAVYCGNGYGKLVGSTQVDELGVLESPTVLTATLSVFRVADALLGHLLDAVEEALLNSLLTAVTTTGVGGRTSHAVPHDLLVRRLSAVGRLTGDGSPGGGRSGGGPAGTADPPVNGRSGHPATG